In Balaenoptera ricei isolate mBalRic1 chromosome 7, mBalRic1.hap2, whole genome shotgun sequence, a single window of DNA contains:
- the MTERF4 gene encoding transcription termination factor 4, mitochondrial isoform X1 — MAALGWQVSAWHRLMPLTWSLTAGRSAQLGEQRRTTALLLRKLTTVSSGGGLGEPPFVEPQKCAQEPEHRTGLTQCLLEKQRTAVERGKIVSSLLDMGFSDVHVNELLSIQPGTHPQQLLDIISELILLGLNPEPVCVAFKRSPQLLKLPIMQMKKRSSYLRKLGLGEGKLKRVLYCCPEIFTMRQRDIEIIVGVLKEKCLFTVKQVTEILHRCPCVLREDPGELEYKFQPSCRCRDHSVLPSLVRQVSPSAFGQFSSLCLRSLQSFLQLRFLTTLCLQYAYFRMGINHVDVVKTDFLQYSMTKTKERHMFLERLGRYQTPDKKGQTLVPNPLLKDILRVSEAEFLAKTACSSAEEFEVFKKLLAREEEESEGRMADVESLEEEEEEEEPEEGEEREP; from the exons atggctgcgttgggttggCAG GTCTCGGCTTGGCACCGCCTGATGCCCCTCACCTGGTCCCTTACTGCTGGGCGGAGCGCTCAGCTCGGAGAGCAGAGGAGGACGACTGCTCTTCTGCTGCGTAAACTGACAACGGTCTCCAGCGGGGGCGGCCTCGGGGAGCCACCCTTTGTTGAACCCCAGAAGTGCGCGCAAGAACCAGAGCACAGGACGGGGCTGACTCAGTGCCTCCTTGAGAAGCAGAGGACGGCTGTGGAGCGAGGGAAGATCGTCAGTTCCCTCCTGGACATGGGTTTCAGTGACGTCCATGTTAACGAACTGCTCAGTATACAGCCAGGTACCCACCCCCAGCAGTTGCTGGACATCATTTCAGAATTAATACTCCTGGGTCTGAATCCAGAGCCTGTGTGTGTGGCCTTCAAGAGAAGTCCTCAGTTACTGAAACTGCCTATCATGCAAATGAAGAAGCGCTCCAGTTACCTGCGAAAGCTGGGGCTTGGAGAAG GGAAATTAAAGAGGGTGCTTTACTGTTGCCCTGAAATTTTCACCATGCGTCAGCGGGACATTGAGATCATCGTCGGGGTTCTCAAGGAGAAGTGCCTTTTCACGGTAAAGCAAGTCACCGAGATTTTGCACAGATGCCCCTGTGTTCTTCGGGAGGACCCTGGTGAACTGGAATACAAATTCCAG CCATCATGCAGGTGTCGGGATCATAGTGTTCTGCCGTCGCTAGTGAGGCAGGTCTCTCCGAGTGCTTTTGGACAGTTCAGTTCACTGTGCCTTAGGAGCCTACAAAGCTTTCTGCAGCTGCGCTTCCTAACCACGCTCTGTCTCCAGTATGCCTACTTCAGGATGGGGATTAACCATGTGGACGTGGTGAAGACCGACTTCCTGCAGTACTCCATGACCAAGACCAAGGAGAGGCACATGTTCCTGGAGCGCCTGGGCCGGTACCAGACCCCTGACAAGAAGGGGCAGACGCTGGTCCCCAACCCTTTACTCAAGGACATCCTCAGGGTGTCAGAAGCTGAGTTTCTGGCCAAGACAGCCTGTTCTTCAGCTGAGGAGTTTGAGGTTTTTAAGAAACTCTTGGcccgggaggaggaggagtcTGAGGGCCGTATGGCTGACGTCGAAagtctggaggaggaggaggaggaggaggagccggaggaaggggaggagcggGAGCCGTGA
- the MTERF4 gene encoding transcription termination factor 4, mitochondrial isoform X3, with the protein MAALGWQVSAWHRLMPLTWSLTAGRSAQLGEQRRTTALLLRKLTTVSSGGGLGEPPFVEPQKCAQEPEHRTGLTQCLLEKQRTAVERGKIVSSLLDMGFSDVHVNELLSIQPGKLKRVLYCCPEIFTMRQRDIEIIVGVLKEKCLFTVKQVTEILHRCPCVLREDPGELEYKFQPSCRCRDHSVLPSLVRQVSPSAFGQFSSLCLRSLQSFLQLRFLTTLCLQYAYFRMGINHVDVVKTDFLQYSMTKTKERHMFLERLGRYQTPDKKGQTLVPNPLLKDILRVSEAEFLAKTACSSAEEFEVFKKLLAREEEESEGRMADVESLEEEEEEEEPEEGEEREP; encoded by the exons atggctgcgttgggttggCAG GTCTCGGCTTGGCACCGCCTGATGCCCCTCACCTGGTCCCTTACTGCTGGGCGGAGCGCTCAGCTCGGAGAGCAGAGGAGGACGACTGCTCTTCTGCTGCGTAAACTGACAACGGTCTCCAGCGGGGGCGGCCTCGGGGAGCCACCCTTTGTTGAACCCCAGAAGTGCGCGCAAGAACCAGAGCACAGGACGGGGCTGACTCAGTGCCTCCTTGAGAAGCAGAGGACGGCTGTGGAGCGAGGGAAGATCGTCAGTTCCCTCCTGGACATGGGTTTCAGTGACGTCCATGTTAACGAACTGCTCAGTATACAGCCAG GGAAATTAAAGAGGGTGCTTTACTGTTGCCCTGAAATTTTCACCATGCGTCAGCGGGACATTGAGATCATCGTCGGGGTTCTCAAGGAGAAGTGCCTTTTCACGGTAAAGCAAGTCACCGAGATTTTGCACAGATGCCCCTGTGTTCTTCGGGAGGACCCTGGTGAACTGGAATACAAATTCCAG CCATCATGCAGGTGTCGGGATCATAGTGTTCTGCCGTCGCTAGTGAGGCAGGTCTCTCCGAGTGCTTTTGGACAGTTCAGTTCACTGTGCCTTAGGAGCCTACAAAGCTTTCTGCAGCTGCGCTTCCTAACCACGCTCTGTCTCCAGTATGCCTACTTCAGGATGGGGATTAACCATGTGGACGTGGTGAAGACCGACTTCCTGCAGTACTCCATGACCAAGACCAAGGAGAGGCACATGTTCCTGGAGCGCCTGGGCCGGTACCAGACCCCTGACAAGAAGGGGCAGACGCTGGTCCCCAACCCTTTACTCAAGGACATCCTCAGGGTGTCAGAAGCTGAGTTTCTGGCCAAGACAGCCTGTTCTTCAGCTGAGGAGTTTGAGGTTTTTAAGAAACTCTTGGcccgggaggaggaggagtcTGAGGGCCGTATGGCTGACGTCGAAagtctggaggaggaggaggaggaggaggagccggaggaaggggaggagcggGAGCCGTGA
- the MTERF4 gene encoding transcription termination factor 4, mitochondrial isoform X2, whose protein sequence is MAALGWQVSAWHRLMPLTWSLTAGRSAQLGEQRRTTALLLRKLTTVSSGGGLGEPPFVEPQKCAQEPEHRTGLTQCLLEKQRTAVERGKIVSSLLDMGFSDVHVNELLSIQPGTHPQQLLDIISELILLGLNPEPVCVAFKRSPQLLKLPIMQMKKRSSYLRKLGLGEGKLKRVLYCCPEIFTMRQRDIEIIVGVLKEKCLFTVKQVTEILHRCPCVLREDPGELEYKFQYAYFRMGINHVDVVKTDFLQYSMTKTKERHMFLERLGRYQTPDKKGQTLVPNPLLKDILRVSEAEFLAKTACSSAEEFEVFKKLLAREEEESEGRMADVESLEEEEEEEEPEEGEEREP, encoded by the exons atggctgcgttgggttggCAG GTCTCGGCTTGGCACCGCCTGATGCCCCTCACCTGGTCCCTTACTGCTGGGCGGAGCGCTCAGCTCGGAGAGCAGAGGAGGACGACTGCTCTTCTGCTGCGTAAACTGACAACGGTCTCCAGCGGGGGCGGCCTCGGGGAGCCACCCTTTGTTGAACCCCAGAAGTGCGCGCAAGAACCAGAGCACAGGACGGGGCTGACTCAGTGCCTCCTTGAGAAGCAGAGGACGGCTGTGGAGCGAGGGAAGATCGTCAGTTCCCTCCTGGACATGGGTTTCAGTGACGTCCATGTTAACGAACTGCTCAGTATACAGCCAGGTACCCACCCCCAGCAGTTGCTGGACATCATTTCAGAATTAATACTCCTGGGTCTGAATCCAGAGCCTGTGTGTGTGGCCTTCAAGAGAAGTCCTCAGTTACTGAAACTGCCTATCATGCAAATGAAGAAGCGCTCCAGTTACCTGCGAAAGCTGGGGCTTGGAGAAG GGAAATTAAAGAGGGTGCTTTACTGTTGCCCTGAAATTTTCACCATGCGTCAGCGGGACATTGAGATCATCGTCGGGGTTCTCAAGGAGAAGTGCCTTTTCACGGTAAAGCAAGTCACCGAGATTTTGCACAGATGCCCCTGTGTTCTTCGGGAGGACCCTGGTGAACTGGAATACAAATTCCAG TATGCCTACTTCAGGATGGGGATTAACCATGTGGACGTGGTGAAGACCGACTTCCTGCAGTACTCCATGACCAAGACCAAGGAGAGGCACATGTTCCTGGAGCGCCTGGGCCGGTACCAGACCCCTGACAAGAAGGGGCAGACGCTGGTCCCCAACCCTTTACTCAAGGACATCCTCAGGGTGTCAGAAGCTGAGTTTCTGGCCAAGACAGCCTGTTCTTCAGCTGAGGAGTTTGAGGTTTTTAAGAAACTCTTGGcccgggaggaggaggagtcTGAGGGCCGTATGGCTGACGTCGAAagtctggaggaggaggaggaggaggaggagccggaggaaggggaggagcggGAGCCGTGA